The Planococcus donghaensis genome contains a region encoding:
- a CDS encoding SMI1/KNR4 family protein, with protein MSTNFQKYLKSLDLNDPADPNVIRNVEDQLGFQFPIEYVNFLLHSNGGEGPIGENYLKLWRVDDLIEDNEGYSVEEFAPGLLIIGSDGGDTAYCIDTRSKEMPFVSMPFIGMDLDEVEPCGPTFNECLKILYTELNDD; from the coding sequence ATGAGCACTAACTTTCAGAAATATCTAAAGTCACTTGACCTAAATGACCCGGCTGATCCGAACGTTATCCGAAACGTTGAAGATCAATTGGGCTTCCAATTTCCCATAGAGTATGTCAATTTCCTGTTGCATTCAAATGGAGGCGAGGGTCCAATCGGTGAAAACTATCTTAAACTATGGAGAGTGGACGACCTGATTGAAGATAACGAAGGCTACAGTGTCGAAGAATTTGCACCTGGACTGTTGATCATCGGATCGGATGGCGGTGATACTGCTTACTGTATTGATACGCGAAGCAAGGAGATGCCCTTTGTCTCCATGCCGTTCATCGGGATGGACCTCGATGAAGTGGAACCATGTGGACCTACCTTCAATGAGTGCCTTAAAATTTTATATACGGAGCTAAATGACGACTAA